A genomic segment from Triticum dicoccoides isolate Atlit2015 ecotype Zavitan chromosome 1A, WEW_v2.0, whole genome shotgun sequence encodes:
- the LOC119290749 gene encoding nucleolar protein 56-like, whose protein sequence is MALYLLFESASGYALFHAHGIDEIGQSVDAVRSTVLDLKRFSKAVKLAGFTPFLSAVDALNQCNAISEGIMTDELRNFLELNLPKVKEGKKAKFRVGVMEPKVGSHITEATGIPCESNDYVQELLRAVRLHFDQFIDQLKPSDLEKAQLGLGHSYSRAKVKFNVNRVDNMVIQAIFLLDTLDKDVNSFSMRVREWYGWHFPELVKIVNDNYLYAKLAKFVVNKSDLSEKDIPALADLIGDEDKAKEIVEAAKASMGQDLSPVDLINVQQFAQRVMNLSEYRKNLYEYLVTKMNDIAPNLTSLIGEMVGARLISHAGSLSNLAKCPASTLQILGAEKALFRALKTRGNTPKYGLIFHSSFIGRASTKNKGRMARYLANKCSIASRIDCYSDMSSSIFGEKLREQVEERLDFYDKGVAPRKNLDVMKAAIEEGMTNTVSEEDKEKENGDTTAKKSKKKKSKSEADGDAMDLDKPANTAAAEEGTEKKKKKKKHKLEEPQDQEMAANVDGEQDETPKKKKKKNRDAAESVEPKTATEGKKKKKKSKTEADD, encoded by the exons ATGGCGCTCTACCTGCTCTTCGAGTCGGCGTCGGGGTACGCGCTCTTCCACGCCCACGGCATCGACGAGATCGGCCAGAGCGTGGACGCCGTCCGCTCCACCGTGCTCGACCTCAAGCGCTTCAGCAAGGCCGTCAAGCTCGCCGGCTTCACCCCCTTCCTCTCCGCCGTCGACGCCCTCAACCAGTGCAACGCCATCTCCGAAG GGATCATGACCGACGAGCTGAGGAACTTCCTGGAGCTCAACCTGCCCAAGGTCAAGGAGGGGAAGAAGGCCAAGTTCAGGGTCGGCGTCATGGAGCCCAAGGTCGGCTCCCACATCACCGAGGCCACCGGAATCCCCTGCGAGTCCAACGACTATGTCCAGGAACTGCTCCGCGCCGTGCGGCTGCACTTCGATCAGTTCATTGACCAACTCAAG CCATCTGACCTGGAGAAGGCCCAGTTGGGTCTGGGGCATAGCTATAGCAGGGCAAAGGTCAAGTTCAATGTGAATCGCGTGGATAACATGGTGATTCAAGCCATCTTTCTGTTGGATACACTCGATAAGGATGTCAATTCCTTCTCCATGAGAGTGAG GGAGTGGTATGGATGGCATTTTCCTGAGCTGGTCAAAATTGTGAATGACAACTACCTTTATGCTAAGCTTGCCAAGTTTGTAGTAAACAAATCTGATTTGTCAGAGAAAGACATTCCAGCTTTAGCAGATCTGATTGGAGATGAGGACAAGGCAAAAGAAATTGTTGAAGCAGCAAAGGCATCTATGG GCCAGGACCTTTCACCAGTTGATTTGATCAATGTCCAACAGTTTGCTCAAAGGGTCATGAATCTATCTGAGTACCGTAAAAATCTCTATGAGTATCTGGTGACAaagatgaatgatattgcaccaaaTCTGACTTCATTGATTGGTGAAATGGTTGGAGCTCGGTTAATCTCTCATGCTGGCAGTCTTTCAAATCTTGCAAAATGCCCTGCCTCCACTCTCCAGATACTAGGTGCTGAGAAGGCGCTCTTCAG AGCTCTTAAAACACGTGGAAACACACCGAAGTATGGCCTCATATTCCACTCATCTTTTATTGGTCGTGCATCGACCAAGAACAAGGGAAGAATGGCTAGATACCTGGCAAACAAATGCTCAATTGCTTCTCGCATTGACTGTTATTCAG ATATGAGTAGCTCCATTTTCGGTGAGAAACTGCGTGAACAAGTCGAGGAGAGACTAGACTTTTATGACAAGGGTGTTGCACCACGCAAGAACCTTGATgtaatgaaagctgcaattgaggaGGGTATGACCAACACAGTCTCAGAGGAGG ATAAGGAGAAGGAGAACGGTGACACGACTGCCAAGAAAAGTAAGAAAAAGAAGTCCAAATCTGAGGCTGACGGTGACGCCATGGATCTTGATAAGCCTGCCAACACGGCGGCAGCAGAAGAAGGGacagagaagaagaaaaagaaaaagaagcacAAGCTAGAGGAGCCCCAGGATCAAGAGATGGCAGCCAATGTCGATGGCGAGCAAGACGAGACtcccaagaaaaagaaaaagaagaaccgtGATGCTGCAGAGTCTGTTGAGCCTAAGACGGCCACAgaagggaaaaagaaaaaaaagaagtccAAAACCGAGGCCGATGATTAG